One window of Ralstonia pickettii DTP0602 genomic DNA carries:
- a CDS encoding cysteinyl-tRNA synthetase (K01883: CARS, cysS; cysteinyl-tRNA synthetase [EC:6.1.1.16]): MQLLNIYNTLAREKQPFVPIEPGKVRMYVCGMTVYDYCHVGHARVMVVFDMVHRWLRAAGYDVTYVQNITDIDDKIIRRAVENGETIGQLTTRFIQYMHEDAAALGVIRPDHEPRATDFVPQMLDMIGKLEAKGLAYQASDGDVNYSVRKFDGYGKLSGKSLEDLRAGERVSANDAKQDPLDFVLWKSAKASEPPESKWESKWGAGRPGWHIECSAMSCALLGEHFDIHGGGADLQFPHHENEIAQSEGASGKPFVNMWMHNGFVRINDEKMSKSLGNFFTIREVLKSYDAEVVRFFILRAHYRSPLNYSDAHLDDARHALTRLYTALKDSQPGGCAVDWEEPHAKRFAEAMGDDFNTPIAMAVLFDLASEINRTGSTAAARQLKGLAGTLGLLERDPHTFLQGGKSDDGPSPEQIETLIAARKTAKVQRDFAEADRIRAELLAAGIVLEDKPGGATEWRRA; the protein is encoded by the coding sequence ATGCAGCTTCTGAACATCTACAACACGCTCGCCCGTGAGAAACAGCCATTCGTGCCGATCGAACCCGGCAAGGTCCGCATGTATGTGTGCGGCATGACGGTGTACGACTACTGTCACGTCGGCCACGCGCGCGTCATGGTGGTGTTCGACATGGTGCACCGCTGGCTGCGCGCCGCCGGCTACGACGTGACATATGTGCAGAACATCACCGACATCGACGACAAGATCATCCGCCGCGCCGTCGAGAATGGCGAGACCATCGGCCAGTTGACCACGCGCTTCATCCAGTACATGCACGAGGATGCCGCCGCGTTGGGCGTGATCCGTCCCGACCACGAGCCACGCGCCACGGACTTTGTGCCGCAGATGCTCGACATGATCGGCAAGCTGGAAGCGAAGGGCCTGGCCTACCAGGCCAGCGACGGCGACGTGAACTATTCGGTGCGCAAGTTTGACGGCTATGGCAAGCTCTCCGGCAAGTCGCTGGAAGACCTGCGCGCCGGCGAGCGCGTCAGCGCCAACGACGCCAAGCAGGACCCGCTGGACTTCGTGCTGTGGAAATCGGCCAAGGCCAGCGAGCCGCCCGAGAGCAAGTGGGAATCGAAGTGGGGCGCTGGCCGCCCCGGCTGGCACATTGAATGCTCCGCCATGAGTTGCGCGCTGCTGGGCGAGCACTTCGACATCCATGGCGGTGGGGCGGATCTGCAGTTCCCGCACCATGAAAACGAGATCGCACAGTCCGAAGGAGCCAGCGGCAAGCCCTTCGTCAACATGTGGATGCACAACGGGTTCGTGCGCATCAACGACGAGAAAATGTCCAAGTCGCTTGGCAATTTCTTCACGATCCGGGAAGTTTTGAAGTCGTACGACGCCGAGGTCGTACGCTTCTTTATCCTGCGCGCGCACTACCGCAGCCCGCTGAACTACAGCGACGCCCACCTGGACGACGCGCGCCACGCGCTCACGCGCCTGTACACCGCGCTCAAGGATAGCCAGCCCGGCGGCTGCGCGGTGGACTGGGAAGAGCCACACGCGAAGCGCTTTGCCGAGGCCATGGGCGACGACTTCAACACCCCGATCGCGATGGCGGTGCTGTTCGACCTGGCCAGCGAAATCAACCGCACCGGCTCGACCGCGGCCGCGCGCCAGCTCAAGGGCCTGGCCGGTACGCTGGGCCTGCTCGAGCGCGACCCGCACACCTTCCTGCAGGGCGGCAAGTCCGACGACGGCCCGTCGCCCGAACAGATCGAAACGCTGATCGCCGCGCGCAAGACCGCCAAGGTCCAGCGCGACTTCGCCGAAGCGGACCGCATCCGCGCCGAACTGCTGGCCGCGGGCATCGTGCTGGAAGACAAGCCGGGCGGTGCCACCGAGTGGAGGCGTGCTTGA
- a CDS encoding DNA-3-methyladenine glycosylase (K01247: alkA; DNA-3-methyladenine glycosylase II [EC:3.2.2.21]) encodes MEACLKAAARKPATATPPAATGRGKAAGPRPDKAGAKEAPLPDGQDTAKPAKVSAKSARNAKAVLPEVDAVPLPVETVIDAVRPAYWDEACADLMKRDRILRKMIPTYGPAHLVSRGDPFVTLARAVVGQQISVKAAQSVWERLHALCPKLTPAQFLRAGPEKLAGCGLSKRKGEYLIDLADHFKAGTVHVDEWAQMDDEAVIAELTQIRGIGRWTAEMFLMFNLMRPNVLPLDDIGLINAISANYFSGEPVTRSEAREVAANWEPWRTVATWYMWRSLDPLPVTY; translated from the coding sequence GTGGAGGCGTGCTTGAAAGCTGCCGCGCGCAAGCCCGCCACCGCCACGCCGCCGGCCGCAACGGGCCGGGGGAAGGCGGCCGGTCCGCGCCCGGACAAGGCTGGCGCCAAGGAGGCGCCGCTGCCTGATGGCCAGGATACGGCCAAGCCGGCCAAGGTCTCGGCAAAATCCGCGCGCAATGCGAAGGCCGTGCTGCCCGAGGTGGACGCGGTGCCGCTGCCGGTCGAAACCGTCATCGATGCGGTGCGCCCCGCCTACTGGGACGAGGCCTGCGCCGACCTGATGAAGCGCGACCGCATCCTGCGCAAGATGATCCCGACCTACGGCCCGGCGCACCTGGTGTCGCGCGGCGATCCGTTCGTCACGCTGGCTCGCGCGGTGGTGGGCCAGCAAATTTCGGTCAAGGCGGCGCAGTCCGTTTGGGAGCGGCTGCATGCGCTCTGCCCCAAGCTGACCCCGGCACAGTTCCTGCGCGCCGGTCCCGAGAAGCTGGCTGGCTGTGGCCTGTCCAAGCGCAAGGGGGAATACCTGATCGACCTGGCCGACCACTTCAAGGCGGGCACGGTGCATGTCGACGAATGGGCGCAGATGGACGACGAAGCGGTGATCGCGGAGCTGACGCAGATCCGCGGCATCGGCCGCTGGACCGCCGAGATGTTCCTGATGTTCAACCTGATGCGGCCCAACGTGCTGCCGCTGGACGACATCGGCCTGATCAACGCGATCTCCGCCAACTATTTCAGCGGCGAACCCGTCACCCGCAGCGAGGCGCGCGAAGTCGCGGCCAACTGGGAGCCGTGGCGAACCGTGGCTACGTGGTATATGTGGCGCAGTCTCGACCCGCTACCAGTGACGTATTAG
- a CDS encoding acetyl-CoA carboxylase subunit alpha (K01962: accA; acetyl-CoA carboxylase carboxyl transferase subunit alpha [EC:6.4.1.2]) yields MKTTFLDFEQPIAELEAKIEELRFVQDDSAVDISEEISRLAGKSQQLTKDIYANLTPWQVAQIARHPQRPYTLDYVREIFTDFHELHGDRTFADDLSIIGGLARFNGQSCMVIGHQKGRDTKERALRNFGMPKPEGYRKAKRLMELADKFGLPIFTFVDTPGAFPGIDAEERGQSEAIGHNLYVMAGLKVPLIATIIGEGGSGGALAIAVGDVVQMLQFATYAVISPEGCASILWKTAEKAPEAAEALGLTAHRLKALGLIDKIVSEPLGGAHRDHKAMAALLKRTLAESLRQFQGMSVKELQARRYERLLAYGKFKETGVQD; encoded by the coding sequence ATGAAAACCACCTTCCTGGATTTTGAGCAGCCCATTGCCGAACTCGAGGCAAAGATCGAAGAACTGCGCTTTGTGCAGGACGATTCGGCTGTTGATATTTCCGAAGAGATTTCGCGGCTGGCCGGCAAGAGCCAGCAGCTGACCAAAGATATCTACGCCAACCTGACCCCGTGGCAGGTTGCGCAAATCGCCCGCCACCCCCAGCGTCCCTACACGCTGGACTATGTGCGCGAGATCTTCACCGATTTCCACGAACTGCACGGCGACCGCACCTTTGCCGACGATCTGTCGATCATCGGCGGCCTGGCGCGTTTCAACGGCCAGTCGTGCATGGTGATCGGTCACCAGAAAGGCCGTGACACGAAAGAGCGCGCCCTGCGCAATTTCGGCATGCCCAAGCCCGAGGGCTACCGCAAGGCCAAGCGCCTGATGGAGCTGGCGGACAAGTTCGGCCTGCCGATCTTCACCTTCGTCGACACCCCGGGCGCATTCCCCGGCATCGACGCCGAAGAGCGCGGCCAGTCGGAAGCCATTGGCCACAACCTGTACGTGATGGCCGGCCTGAAGGTGCCCCTGATCGCCACCATCATCGGTGAAGGCGGTTCGGGCGGCGCGCTGGCGATTGCCGTGGGCGACGTGGTGCAGATGCTGCAGTTCGCCACCTATGCGGTGATCTCGCCCGAAGGCTGCGCCTCGATCCTGTGGAAGACCGCCGAGAAGGCCCCGGAAGCCGCCGAGGCGCTGGGCCTGACCGCGCACCGCCTGAAGGCGCTGGGCCTGATCGACAAGATCGTCAGCGAACCGCTGGGCGGCGCGCACCGCGACCACAAGGCCATGGCGGCGCTGCTCAAGCGCACGCTGGCCGAGTCGCTGCGCCAGTTCCAGGGCATGAGCGTGAAGGAGCTGCAGGCTCGCCGCTACGAACGCCTGCTCGCCTATGGCAAGTTCAAGGAAACCGGCGTCCAGGACTGA
- a CDS encoding tRNA(Ile)-lysidine synthetase (K04075: tilS, mesJ; tRNA(Ile)-lysidine synthase [EC:6.3.4.19]), whose protein sequence is MASSRKPASRTDPSTPLTDKVAQALQAGAAFVVSGGGAAAGGGALTIAVALSGGRDSVALLHAACAAAAGWGAAARVVALHVHHGLQAAADDWDRFCTALCAQWQVGYFVRRVLVQPEAGEGVEAAARRARYAALAAMCADSGARLLLFAHHQDDQVETVLLRLFRGAGVAGMAGMPAMRPLDERSGVMLLRPWLDVARDEIDAYCAANALQWIEDPSNTDVRYARNALRMHLPALVSAFPALRANVVQAAAHFAQASQLIDHLAGTALSQLARPGRDADTLSELDLNGLRALSAAHADAVLRLWLRDLGVRAPSTTRLAAMREQLVMHDGGEPAIPHDGLVLRRFRDRVLACTPPPAAPPAPVALDWRGEGRIVVPAWRGELRFFRDDTFGVPEAVLRQPLRLVARAGGERIVLHPGGPARALKQACQEAGIPAWRRAWLPLLWAGDTLVMAAGLGMHRRWPAEPAAPRWRVEWQPLPPVGPATPR, encoded by the coding sequence ATGGCAAGTTCAAGGAAACCGGCGTCCAGGACTGACCCGTCCACCCCGCTGACCGACAAGGTCGCACAGGCCCTCCAGGCTGGTGCGGCCTTTGTTGTTTCTGGCGGCGGCGCGGCGGCGGGCGGGGGCGCGCTGACAATCGCGGTGGCGCTGTCGGGCGGGCGCGATTCGGTCGCGCTGCTGCATGCCGCCTGCGCGGCCGCGGCGGGCTGGGGCGCTGCCGCACGCGTGGTGGCGCTGCATGTCCATCACGGCCTGCAGGCTGCTGCCGATGACTGGGACCGCTTCTGCACCGCGCTGTGCGCGCAGTGGCAGGTCGGCTACTTTGTCCGGCGCGTGTTGGTGCAGCCGGAGGCGGGCGAGGGCGTGGAAGCGGCCGCGCGCCGCGCGCGCTATGCCGCGCTGGCGGCGATGTGTGCCGACAGCGGCGCGCGCCTGCTGCTGTTTGCCCATCACCAGGACGACCAGGTCGAGACCGTGCTGCTGCGGTTGTTCCGCGGCGCGGGTGTCGCGGGCATGGCGGGGATGCCGGCCATGCGGCCGCTCGACGAGCGGAGCGGCGTCATGCTGCTGCGCCCGTGGCTGGACGTGGCGCGCGACGAGATCGATGCCTATTGCGCGGCGAACGCGCTGCAATGGATCGAAGATCCGTCCAATACCGATGTCCGTTACGCGCGCAATGCCTTGCGCATGCACCTGCCCGCGCTGGTGTCGGCCTTTCCGGCGCTGCGCGCCAACGTGGTCCAGGCCGCGGCGCATTTCGCGCAGGCCAGCCAGCTGATCGACCACCTGGCGGGCACGGCGCTGTCGCAACTGGCCCGTCCGGGCCGCGATGCCGACACGCTCTCCGAACTCGACCTGAACGGGCTGCGCGCCCTGTCCGCAGCCCATGCCGATGCCGTGCTGCGCCTGTGGCTGCGCGACTTGGGCGTGCGCGCGCCGTCCACCACGCGCCTGGCGGCAATGCGGGAGCAACTGGTTATGCACGATGGTGGTGAGCCCGCGATTCCGCACGACGGCCTGGTGCTGCGCCGCTTCCGCGACCGGGTACTGGCCTGCACGCCGCCGCCCGCAGCGCCGCCCGCGCCCGTGGCACTGGACTGGCGCGGCGAAGGCCGCATCGTCGTGCCAGCGTGGCGGGGCGAACTGCGCTTTTTCCGTGATGACACCTTCGGCGTGCCCGAAGCCGTGCTGCGCCAGCCCTTGCGCCTGGTCGCCCGCGCTGGCGGCGAGCGCATCGTGCTGCACCCGGGCGGCCCCGCGCGCGCGCTCAAGCAGGCCTGCCAGGAGGCCGGCATCCCGGCCTGGCGCCGGGCCTGGCTGCCGCTGCTGTGGGCTGGTGACACGCTGGTGATGGCCGC